The genomic region TCATATTTATCGAGCATTTACTACCAACACCTGATTTTTCAAAGAATATCACCCAATCGAATGGGAGTTCGTCAATAAAatcttttaagtttttcatgCCAGGTGGGTTCAGCGCCGATGTTCTCTGTAGTAGTAACTGCTTTTCTGCTCCCGAAATAAGCGTCCCTTTTTGGCGATCAATTACTGCTACGTTAGGGTAGAAACCAGCAGCCAAACAATAACGTACCATATTCCAGTCATCATTAAATAAGGACGCTTGTTGTcccaaacgaaatttttgacATGTCAGATCAGCAATTTGACGCCGCGTTGCACAAAACACTTCCATAGCTGATTGCGATAGatagtatttattgcaaaactCGCGAACACGTTTCCTATTGTTACGTACTGAGCAGTAAGATTTATACAATGAAAGTATTCCCAGCTGATCGCTAAAAGTCTTCCCTGCAAATGATTTTCGTTGGAACGAGGCATGACCTTGAGCTGCGCGATCCGTTGGTAAAATGAAAGGATCTTTTACCGAATGAAAAGCGACAATAGTCAATATGGAatcaaagcatttaaaaaaaattccgtaTAGTAAACATTTGCCCAATTGTACATCCAAGGGAATCTCTACCAAATGTCGGCCTAACTCTGTTACACTTTCATCATCGTTGAAAACTTCCAGCATTTGTAGCTTTCTTACCGCATTTTGCACACTTACACTTGAAGGCGGATTTAGAGCCCTTGCTAAAAATGTTGAAACATCACTTTGACGATCCAGCGTCTTAGCGTATAAACAAATTTCAGTTAAGGGTATACGCATGAATTCTGGAATGCAGAATTCTGGCATATATTCATATGTTGCTGTGGAATACAATCGGTAGCACACCCCATTCTGAGTGCGACCGGCACGGCCAGATCTTTGATTCGCATCTGCTTTGGATATCCACACCGACTGCAGCTGCGATGACTCCGTGATTGAGTCATGAGTTTTCATTTTAACCTTTCCTGAATCGATAATGTAGGCCAAATCGGGTACTGTTATTGATGTCTGCCCAATATTTGTGGAAAGTATAATTTTGCGCACTGTATGCCTTTGTAGTGCCTCAAATTGATCCTGTGAATCCATTTGACCATGAAGAATACAAATTCGATATGTATTAGCAGGAAGAGTGCTTTGGATGAGATCCCTTTGCTGGACGATATCATTGTAACCTGGTAGAAAAACCATAATAGCACCAGGATGAGGACTCCGGTAGAGACCTTCCAATAACGACAGAATCAAATCGTGATCGACTTCATTTTCGTCGTTGAACTGTTGCTGATACGCAAGCAAAATGCGTTGTTTGTTTTCCAGTTCTTGCTTTAATTGCATTTGCTCCTTTAAAACAACATCCGAACTTTGTAGTATTCTTAAACAGGTCTCGTCCGAATGCATTTTCGAATAATCAAGAGCAGTTAGCCCTCTCGCATCTCGGAGGTGGACATTGGcctgatgaaataaaaatagctcTACATATTTTGCGTAGTTGCATTTACAAGCTGCCATAAGTGGAGTAATACCTAATAAATGATTGCAGTAATACGTAAAAATATCTATAACAATCACATATTTAGGGGTATACCTGTTTGTGAGTGCGCGGCATCTACAGGCATGCCTTCGCTTTCAATAAAATACTGCATTTGGTCAAACAAGGCAAGTAGTTCCTCCTCACATCGAAAGTTTTCAAGGCAACACTGATCTATAATTGCATCTAAGCCCTTTTGCAAATACACATCACTTAATTTGGCTGGGTTTTCAGTTGAATAAGTGGAATTGTTTTCCACACTAGCTGGCAATTTTGCATATTGTGGTGAATTTGATTCATTCATTGAACGCAAATATTTCTCCATTAAAGCCGTTCGATAGCCGGTGCGATAAAGTATATCTTCAAGttggaaaatttttacattaaacCCTTGTCCAGGCACATTCATTACTGGACAATCATTGAAGTATTTTGAAAGTAAACTAATGTCCATTGTGGCAGACATAAGTATCACCTTAAGATCTTTATCACGCTTTAGCTGTTCCTTAATGGTTATAAGTGTAAAATCTGTGTACTTATCACGTTCATGAATTTCATCTATTATTAAATGAGTTACTTTACGAAAGAAATCTTTCGCATCAGCCATTATCGAACGCAATAGACAGCCACTTGTTGTGTAGATTAAATTAGTAGTTTTCTGAACACGacctaaaaatcaaaatttaagattaaaatgcaaaaacatgAATTCTTATGATTTAGCCCTTACGTACTTTCCAATCGTATTTGGTAACCAACAGTATCACCGATTTGTTCACCCCGTTCTTCCGCCACTCTGTGGGCAACAGAAACAGCTGCAACTCGCCTCGGCTGTGTTACCACAAGACGGCATGGACGATTTCTACGCATACTATCATTCAAAATATACTGCGGCACTTGTGTGGTTTTGCCTGAGCCAGTTTCCCCACTGATGATAAagatctaaaaaatattgaCAATTTACAGCCGTTCGAATTTCATAATTAATGTTTTGTACAGCATGTTGTTTTAGCATATTATGTATTTCCTCTTGATATAGGTAAATAGGGAGCTCCTGTTTATCTCGGTAAAGTTCAGAACTTATGCGATTGGCACGCGACGGTACAAGGCGTGATCCCAATCCAATTAATAACGACTCACTCCGcagacgattttttttttgaagttgttgTCTTGAGATTTGTTGATGTTGCACACGATTTGCATCAATCATATGTGCTTCAAATACGGGTAGTGACTTTTCAAGAAGGGAACGGCTAGCCGCCGATAATTCCAGCTTACGTACATGTCCCAAAGATTTTAAACGTTTGCGATGTGTAATGTGAAGTACGCGGTTGCTTTCGGGGCCATAACTTCGTGATAATAACCCAAGATGTGCAATGTATTTATGGAGATATTTTCGTTGTACATTGGATAATCCCGGAATAACCAATTCAACATCAGAGCCGGCTAAGAATTGTGATATACGCTGGTGCAGTTGCAGGCGATCGTCCCTAGATAAAGTGGGTTCTTTGTTACTATTCTTGCCTCTAActcggttttttgttttcaacattttcCGCAGAGTTTCCCACGTTAATTTCAGCACGAATGCTATAAATATATGGtcttaaatttaaatagaactttttattattattgaaattatcCTGACGCGTTCAGCCagcttgtatatatttgtacaaaattttcttttttcaacacACCATAGATATGATATTATACACCCCACAATTTTTAAGCATAGCACTCTGTTCTATCGAGAGCCTATTACTGAGGAATTGAGCGTCTACACTATTACCCCACCTTTTGggttatttaatataatataatagtggCATTTTTTTCTAAGTAAGTTGCAAATTAAAACTAAGTAGAATAGTGAACTTCGTTGATAATAAAACccctaactcattaaaaattagGTTAAACCTTGTCGGCAAAACTGAACTCataccaaggcgaattgagtactgaaggtggcgccattaaaaacaATTACTTTACTCTGACCTCGGCTCCCTTTGCAATACAAAACAAgctcacaaaacaaacaaaaggaggagaaactgcatgtttataaaaattcagtgaacgggttggtaatattgtgatttgttagATTAGAGCTAAACAAACTAATTCAAACGAACTGCCGCGTATCAAATTGTTAGAgcacaaatgaaaattttggaaagtatgtatgtttgcgtataatttcttgtgtttggctattttcattgctttcgcctactcttcttcttcacacacACGAGTAATTCTCCTTccctttgtttgtttattgatgAACTCTTACGatacagcgaattcggaagaaATCTTCTTCTTTATCATTCTTGAACTTATATGTACATTGTgttgcaaataaagaaaaacttgtCTGTTGTAAATGAACCCTGTACTTTCTATGGATAAAATTAGTGCTACCAAAACTTGCAAAAAGAATGTTCTAGCATACCCAAAATTTCTAacattattttatgtttaacaaaagtaaaaactaaacacATAATGTATCATTTAATtcaataactaaaaatatattcgtTCTGTACAAAACAGTCCCCTCTATACATTTGTACAAGCTATTCACAAATTAATTTGCAAATGTATTTCCTTATCATGTTCAACTTGTGGCCGTAAAGTTtacttcaaataatattttcaattttaataaacatgTGCTGTCACAATCTCTCAATGTGACAATTTTCATCTCCTAGTATATTATAAGCAGCACTCATCCGAGGTTTTGTTGTCGTTTTCATTCGGGAAGGATTTTTACATGCCAGGTCCCAGACTCAGCGTACAACAAACCGTATGAAAAGGAATCGTCCTGGCAAATGAATGGCAATTAGAGACTCCCCCcatttgcgtggacttctacccACGAAACCATCCATCCATGATACTGATATCATCGCCCTTAACAACCgagctgttagttctgcctttccaaactgaataaaaaagCACGAAGTATTTCCTGTCATCATGCAAACAGTTGGCGCGCTGCCGTATCAGCACCCATGTCACTGTttacagttatgattttgaggttgCTATTTGAACAACGAATGATtaaacgagtgtgtgaatacatgtgaaaagATCGTCCAATATTCGGCTGTCGATCCTCCTGTGGCGTGACAGccaagttcccctcacaattttattGTTCACCGTAGCTAAAAAGCAAAActagtaatctatcatccttcaagaatgatagaatagaagattgcgccttccgaattagGCGTATCGTAAGagtccatgaataaacaaacaaaaggaaggagaactagaagaagaagagtatgcGAATACAATGGAAATAAC from Anastrepha obliqua isolate idAnaObli1 chromosome 2, idAnaObli1_1.0, whole genome shotgun sequence harbors:
- the LOC129239101 gene encoding 3'-5' RNA helicase YTHDC2; the protein is MLLVIQLLAFVLKLTWETLRKMLKTKNRVRGKNSNKEPTLSRDDRLQLHQRISQFLAGSDVELVIPGLSNVQRKYLHKYIAHLGLLSRSYGPESNRVLHITHRKRLKSLGHVRKLELSAASRSLLEKSLPVFEAHMIDANRVQHQQISRQQLQKKNRLRSESLLIGLGSRLVPSRANRISSELYRDKQELPIYLYQEEIHNMLKQHAIFIISGETGSGKTTQVPQYILNDSMRRNRPCRLVVTQPRRVAAVSVAHRVAEERGEQIGDTVGYQIRLESRVQKTTNLIYTTSGCLLRSIMADAKDFFRKVTHLIIDEIHERDKYTDFTLITIKEQLKRDKDLKVILMSATMDISLLSKYFNDCPVMNVPGQGFNVKIFQLEDILYRTGYRTALMEKYLRSMNESNSPQYAKLPASVENNSTYSTENPAKLSDVYLQKGLDAIIDQCCLENFRCEEELLALFDQMQYFIESEGMPVDAAHSQTGITPLMAACKCNYAKYVELFLFHQANVHLRDARGLTALDYSKMHSDETCLRILQSSDVVLKEQMQLKQELENKQRILLAYQQQFNDENEVDHDLILSLLEGLYRSPHPGAIMVFLPGYNDIVQQRDLIQSTLPANTYRICILHGQMDSQDQFEALQRHTVRKIILSTNIGQTSITVPDLAYIIDSGKVKMKTHDSITESSQLQSVWISKADANQRSGRAGRTQNGVCYRLYSTATYEYMPEFCIPEFMRIPLTEICLYAKTLDRQSDVSTFLARALNPPSSVSVQNAVRKLQMLEVFNDDESVTELGRHLVEIPLDVQLGKCLLYGIFFKCFDSILTIVAFHSVKDPFILPTDRAAQGHASFQRKSFAGKTFSDQLGILSLYKSYCSVRNNRKRVREFCNKYYLSQSAMEVFCATRRQIADLTCQKFRLGQQASLFNDDWNMVRYCLAAGFYPNVAVIDRQKGTLISGAEKQLLLQRTSALNPPGMKNLKDFIDELPFDWVIFFEKSGVGSKCSINMNTVVSPVVIALQCGRDCVLDEDALDDSKISDNEESVSGNATVDSNETFNELMTKVEALSLPDPSEINNPKAIMSIDNWIKFELPTNDANMLLLLRSLIKSQFEIFLQSGNSMQASTSVYHVQKLLYSLENIFPT